ATAAGAAAACCACGGTAGCTTCTCCTATTTTGAACATCCAATCTTGGGAAGTGTTTAACCAAGTCACAATCCCTATTCGCAGAATATTGGCACCGGCTATAATCCAGACAGTGCCGGCTGTGATAAGTAAGATTTGTCTGTTAACTCCGTATTTCATTGGCGTTTTTTTGTAATAAACGGTTTGACCGTTTGTTTTGTTGACTCATTTCTTGTAGAAAATCGTAATTAATAAAGAAATCCCGGTTAAAACGACTCCGATACTGATAACTCCGTGCCAGCCATATAGTTGCCAGAAGCTGCCTGCCAGAAATGTTCCCATAGAACCACCGATAAAGTAAGTAGTCATGAAAACTGTATTAATGCGGTTCGAAGCACGCGGATTCAGTTCGAAGATACTTGTCTGGTTACTTAGCTGAATACATTGCATTCCTATGTCGATGATGATGATTCCGGCGATGATGCCGACAAAGGTGTTTTCGCCGACGAAGAACAACAACCATGCAAAGAGAATCAAGCCGCAGCCGATAAAGTTGAAGCGGCGTACGCCTACTCGTTTTACGTATCTTCCTACAAAAGAAGCAGTCAGTGCTCCTGCCACTCCGCAGAGTCCCAGCATACCGATTACGTCGCTGTTGGCGAAGAATGGAGCTTGTCCCATTTTAAAAGCCAGACAGGACCACATGGCGAGGAGAGAACCGAAATTCAGTGCCGCCCGAATCGAATAAATGCGTAGTTGCGGATATTCTTTCACTAAGGCTAACAGAGATTTCATCAGGTCGCTATATTTTCCCTGGAAGTTGGTTTGAATATCAGGAAGGACTTTTAATACAACAATCGCGCAGATAAACATCATGCCTGCAGCGATGTGATACATTTCCCGCCAGCCAATCAGTTCACCGATAAATCCGCTGACGACACGTGAAGCCAGAATACCGGTCAATAGTCCTGATAAGACAATTCCTACGTTTCTGCCTTTGTGTTCCGGACGGGAAAACTGGGCGGCTATGGGAATGAATATCTGTGGAATCATGGAACAGACTCCTGTGAGGAATGAAGCGATGAGTATCAGATGGAAACTGCGTGTCAGGGCAATCGTCAACAGGGAGAATATCAGGACGATGAAATTGACAAGGATGATTTTCTTTCGTTGATATAAGTCGCCTAAAGGGGTGATGAACAACAGTCCTGCCGCATAGCCTATTTGTGTGACCATGGCAATCAGGTTAGTTCTGAACTCTGATATGCCAAGTTCATGGCGTATCATATTTAGCAGTGGTTGGATATAATAGATGTTGGCTACCGAGACACCTGCCACAATAGCAAGTGTCCAGAGGATGGATGCCGGTAGTCCTCCGTTTTCTTTTAATGGCTGTTTCATGCGGCAAAGATAATAAAATAAGATGTTTATTCGATGAAGAAAGTAGTGGAAACTGTGTTACCCTCTCCATCTACTGCCGTCAGGGAATGTTTGCCGGGAGCGGGTTGCAGGGAAATTTTGTGGAAATCCTGTGTTTGTGTCTGATAAGTGTCGTCAAGATGCCAGAAAATAATCGCATTGGGATTGCTATGTGCTAGTTCGACTGTGATAAACCCTTTACTGCCGTCCAATTGTTTGGGCAACTTGATATGGGCGTTCATCGGAGGGTAGATGAACTGCATGGATTGGAAAGCATCTTCTCCACAACCGGCTTTGAAAGGTGGCAGTGGTTTATATTCCGGATGGTGTTGCTTATAGTACCACTCCCATACGGGTGGCAGGGCAAACCATGATTTCTGAATGGTAGGCTCCGTATTTGCACAGTTTTCATAGATGCGGTGGTTTTCGTCAGCGGATAGTGTGACGAGATGGTGGTAAGGACAAGCCTCCGTCCTTAATCCGGCGGGAAGAATTAATACGGTATCAGTTTCTTCACAGAAACGTCCTTTCAGATGACCGGACTGGCGGCATATTTCTGCATCAACGAAAACGCCTGTGGGACGCTCGAACCATGGTGAAGAAGGGAGATAGCTGAATATGTCGAATAATACGGGGCCGGCTGTTTGTGCACCGACCAATCCGGGCTTTCCTTCTCCGGTTGCATTGCCTACCCATACGCCTACTGCATAACGCGGAGTCACACCCACTGCCCATGCATCACGGAATCCGTAGCTGGTTCCGGTTTTCCATGCGATGGTCTGCATGGATGGAATTGATTTCCAGTCAATCTCTTCGGGGCGGTTGACTTCTGTTAAGGCGGAGAGGGTGAGCCAGGCTGCTCCTGCTTTAGCCGAACCAGTCTCTTCCGAACCCTCTTCTATAGAGAGAGGACTGGAGTTACTTTGTTCTCGTTTTTCCTGCTCGTTATGATTGCTTTTATGATTACGATTTATTTGCTCTGCATTGCTACTTGTTTGCTCTATGCCTTCTGTTTCCAGCAGTATCTGTGCCCCCTTTCTTTGAGAGACATTCGGAGAAACACTGTTGTTGGAAAGGCTCCGTCCCATTTGCGCGTAGGCATTCGTTACATCCCATAATGTTGCTTCTGCACCTCCTAAAATCAGTGACAAACCATAATGGGATGCTGCCCGATTGATAGTCTTGAATCCCATCTGTTGCAACAAATGGTGAAACTTGGGTACTCCATATCTTTGTAACATGGTTACAGCCGGAATATTCAATGAACGTGCAAGGGCTTCGGAAGCGGGGACGGCTCCTTCAAACTGCATACTGAAGTTTTGAGGAGTAAAGCCGTTGATATTAACCGGTACATCCGGCAACAGCATTTTCGGCAATAAACTTCCTTCCTGTAACATGGCATTGTAGAGAAAGGGCTTTAAAATACTGCCTGTACTTCTGGGAGCTTGGATTATATCTACCTGGCTTCCTCCTTGTTTATGGTCGAAATGTACATTTCCGCAGTATGCTACCACTTGATTGGTGGGAATGTCGATAACTAAAATTGCCAGGTTGCGGATATCACTTCGATTAAACTCATTGCTCCACCGTTCTGCCAAACTTTCTATGTGGGTTTGTATCCCTCTGTCAATAGTTGAACGGGTATATAGCCCGTTTCTTTCCTGATAGAAACGACTGACTAGGTGGGGAGCTATTTGAGGAAGCGGGTGTGGCTCGTCGGGTAACGGTTCGCTGACAGCTAATTCGTAGGTAGACGCATCGATAATCTCTTCTTCAAGAAGTTGCTTTAATAAACGGTCGCGTTTGGAAAGCAGTGTCTTCCGTCCTTTGGATAGATGAATCATGGCAGGGGCATTGGGCAGGACAGCCAGCATAGCCGATTCCGCCCATGATAAATCTTCGGCAGCATGACCGAAGTAACGCCAGGCAGCAGCATCCAATCCTACAACATTTCCTCCGAATGGTGCATGAGAGACATACATGGATAAGATTTCTTCTTTGGAAGCCCGAAATTCCAGACGGGTAGCCCATATCATTTCAACGACTTTCTCTCCGAGTGTTCTGGGTTTGTTCCGGGCGAGACGGATGGTTTGCATGGTAAGGGTGCTGCCTCCGCTTACGACACGTTTGTTCTTTAAATTTTGGTAGAGCGCCCTTCCGGTAGCTAACGGATTAACTCCCCAGTGGTGATAAAAATGTTTGTCTTCAAAGGTAATGAGGCATTGCTTGATTTTTTCGGGTGTTGTCTTTCGGGGAGGAAACCGCCATTGACCGTCCGAGGCGATGCGTGCTCCCAATAATTCTTCATTTCGATCAGTCACAACGGTGGAGTAGGGTACATGAAACAGTTGCTGGGGAAGGCAAAAGATATACCCTATCATCAAAAGAGCAATGCTTATTGTCATTACTTTCTTAGTGACAGATAATCGTTTGAAGAATTTTATAGGATTCATTTAAATATTAAAAGCTAAGAGACATATCTTTGTGACAAATGATTAAGTACGAAATAATAAGGTGCGAAATAATTTGGCACGGCTTACACGAATTACGCGGTTTAAGTGAACGAGTAGAACCGTGAAATCCGTGTAATCCGTGCCTAAAATTATCGACTGACAGTGGTTCTTCCTGCTTTGCTTCTTGCCTGTACGTTTACATCATACATCGCTTCACATTGAACGGCAGGGAGAATAAAGTTACCTGCATAGGTGGCTTGTAACCTGACAGTGAATACCTTCGTTTCACCACGGCGCAGATTGAAATAGGTCAACACCCTGTCATCGCGTATATCCTGATAGCTGTACTTGCTGACTGATTTACCGGAGCCGTCGGGTGCTACGTTTTCCGTTTCGGGAGCAACCATTCTTTCATTGTATATTTCCCAACCGGACGGTATGATATGCGTCAGTGCCAGATTAGTGTAATCGGAAGTACCGCTGATATTGGATATCGAGGTGATAGCCATAAAATCAGTTCCCTGTATGATGTCATTGACAGAGAGCGGCGTACCGTTCAGGTTGGCATATCTTATATCCATGCGGAGGTTATCGCTGATAGCCGGTAACGTATCGTTTAGTAACTGCGTACGTGTGATAAGGTCTACGCTAAGCGCTCCCTTTCCTTGATTCTTCACAGAAACAGTGCCGGATTTTGGAGTGGTAGCGATCTCTTTTTCAAATACAGCTTTGGCTGATTTTACAGCCGGTTGCTGTTTGTCATTCCATGACCACACAAAATCCAGTGTGCCTGATAACTTTTCTGCCAGACGTCCCATTGCCATCAGAGCAAAAGCGGTAGATTGTGTACTGAACCAATCCTCTTGTGACAGATTTTTAGAAACGACTTTCGCTTGTCGCAAAGCATCCCGTTCCCGGTTCATCAGGATGAGTGTTTCCAAAATCATTGCTTCATCACGGTCGGAAGATCCATAAATCTGATTCATGGAAGAGTAAGGGTTCACCGTTGTTTCTACATTATACACAAGTTCTTCAGCCGGTTTCATCTTTCCGGTCAGTGCATAGGCGGCTGCCAGTCTCCATTTGGCTTGAATAGATAATCCGGTCTGTTCTTTCATTCGGTTCATAGCTCCATATTCCGGTACTCCTGCCAATGCAAGGGTATATAAACGGAAGGCCTGTTGCAATTCCGACTGCCATTGCTGCCAGCCACTTGCCTCCTGCGGCATACGCCAGTTTTGTGCGGCAGCACGTTGGAAGCGCTTCCACTTGTTCAGTACGTTCGCATGAACGGCATATCCTTTTTCTTGTGCCAGCGTCAGGAACATTCCTGCATAAGAACTGATCCATTCGTCAGCAACAGCATTGCCCGGCCAATATACAAATCCACCGTTGGGGAGCTGGCGACCATAAATCTGCCGGATGGCTTCCTGTACATTCGTCTTTATCTTTTCGGCTTCCGTCTTATCTATCGTTTTGAATTGAGCGACAAACAGAAGAGGCAGGGCCTTGGAAGTCAACTGTTCCGTGCAATGATGCTGATAATTGTATAAGAAGTCGAACCGACGGCTGATATCTACCGAAGGTATGCGGGATACTTCCAGCTTGATCTGATTGTTTGCAGAAGAACTACTTAGGTTGTATGACAATTCTTTGCTTTGCCCGGCTTCTATCCATTGACTGTTGCGCAGGGTAACTATTGGATTCGGATTGCGTACGTCTATTTCAATGGTTTCTTTGGTTTGTTGTCCGCCGCCATTTGCTGTCAGGTGGATCGTAGCCTTTCCGGTTTTGCTGCCTGTTTTTAAGGTAAAGAAGACAAGCTGGTCTCCCGGTTGGGTGAATTTGAGCGATTGTTGGTTAGCTCCTACAATCTGTACTCCTCCACCGGATGCCTGAAGGGATACAGTCACATTCTTCACTTGATTCTCCATCGCAAAGATATTGACCGGAACGGTAATTTCTTCCTGAATACTAAGCACGCGGGGCAAAGTAGACAACATCATCAATGGAGTCCGTACGAAGGCAGTCTTTTCCGCATTGCCATAAGCACCGTCCTGTCCGGCAACCACCATGGCACGTACCGAACCTACATACATCGGAAGTTTCAATGTATGCGTCTGGCTCTTTCCTTTTCCCAGATAGAAAGGGCCTATAAACTTGACTACTGGTTTAAAACGGTTTGCTTTAGCATCGGCAGGTTTCAACGTAGCGTCTCCCCCTGTGCTGAAAAGCGAACTGTAGCTTCCGGAAGAAGCTCCCAATACATTATCATACATATCCCATGTCCGGATGCCAAGCGCTTCGCGTGAATAGAAATCATTCCATGGGTCCGGGGTCTTGAAGTTGGTAAGATCCAATAAACCGTCGTCTACAATCGCCAATGTATAAGTCATCGGTTTACCGCTCTTTTCGCTGACGGTTACGTTGAAGTTGGTTTCCGGGCGTAACACTTCCGGCATCTGTATCTGCGGTTGCAGCACTGTCTTACTGTTAGTGACAAATACCGGAACAACACCGTACATACGGATAGGCAGGTCGTTGACTGTTTGCGCATGAGGTTGTAACAGACTGATATGCAAATATACGTTCGGAGTCATCTCCGGTGTAATCTTGAATGTATACTTCGTATCTCCTCCGTTGGAGACTTCTATCCATTCTTGATGTAGTACAGTCGAACCGTTTTCGATGGATACCAGTGCACGTCCTCCCGCTGCCGCAGGAATAATGGCTGTGGCTGTCTCTCCAATTTCATAAGAATCTTTGTTCAGAGAGAAAGCAAGCATCTTGATGCCGCTGGGATCTGTTTTGCTCGAACGTCCGCGCCATTCCGGCCAGTCTACATAAACAGTTCCTCCGGTGGCATGTCCACTCTCTTTGTCTTTCACATAAACCAAATATCGTCCCCACGACGGATAATCGACGCGGAACTTGAAGGATGTTTTTCCGCCTCTTGTCTGTAAGTTGCCGCTGGCAACAGGTGTGATGGAACTGTTGTTGATGTATGTACCAAAAGATTCACCACTGTTCTCCCACCACCAGCTCCAGCCGATGCGGTATATCTTGTATTCCAGATTAGTACGGTTCACTAACTGTCCCTGCGTGTTTACAGTCACGATGTCAAATACGTGGTCTTTGTCCGTTTCAATATATTTGCCTTTCGGCTGGTTCAGGTTGATACCGACGTAAGATGTGAATGGCGAGAACGGGATTGTTTGAGTGTAGATGCTGGCATCTCCTCCCGGTTCGAATACACGGGTAGTGAATGTTGCATTCAACATACCCGGTGCTTCGGTTGCGGTCGGAACTTTCAGTGTGACGCTGGCTTTTCCTTCCGCATCCAGTGTACCGTCAAATACATCTGTTTTGATAGTCGTGAAATCCGTAGCCGGATTATTGAAGATATATTGTCCGTAATTCTTAAACTGTGTATTCACTTTAGATAAAGACATTTCTATTTTAGCTTTCAATCTGGAGGCAGTGGCTCCTGTCAACCAGGTTGAAGTGAGTGGGGCGTAGACATCTTTGTCCGTAGCTTGAATAACCTTCGGCAATATCAGGTTTATTTTCAAGCGGTTGGGCTTTATGGTTTCGATGCGCAACCCTTTGTGGAAGGTGGTTCCACCTACCTTAATATATGCATTCCAGAGTCCGGTCGGATCTGTTGCCTGTGTCGGAACGTCGAATGTATAAAATCCGTTCATTCCTTGCGTTGAAATCATTTTGGTGTAGAACTGTCCTCTCGGATTGTATATTTCCAGTGCTACGGGATGCTTGTCGGGGATTCTCTTTTCGCGGTCCTCCAATATAAAGGAGATGTGCAGCGTGTCTCCCGGTCGCCATACCCCTCTTTCGCCATATATGAATCCTTTCAATCCCTTTTGAATATCTTTTCCTCCCACGTCGAATCTACTGACAGACTGTTCTTCACCGTCTACGACACGGACATACGCCTTTTGCTTTTCCGATTCCGCCACGATAATGAAAGGCACGCCCTTCGGAGTGATTTCAACGAATCCATCTCCATTAGTTTCTCCCTTTCCTATGGGCTGTAACTGGAAGTTATATGCTGTTACTTGTGCTTTCCCTATCGGTTTGGTGTCCAAAATATTGCTTACGGCAATCCATAGTTTGTTCAGTGAATT
The Bacteroides luhongzhouii DNA segment above includes these coding regions:
- a CDS encoding MFS transporter, producing MKQPLKENGGLPASILWTLAIVAGVSVANIYYIQPLLNMIRHELGISEFRTNLIAMVTQIGYAAGLLFITPLGDLYQRKKIILVNFIVLIFSLLTIALTRSFHLILIASFLTGVCSMIPQIFIPIAAQFSRPEHKGRNVGIVLSGLLTGILASRVVSGFIGELIGWREMYHIAAGMMFICAIVVLKVLPDIQTNFQGKYSDLMKSLLALVKEYPQLRIYSIRAALNFGSLLAMWSCLAFKMGQAPFFANSDVIGMLGLCGVAGALTASFVGRYVKRVGVRRFNFIGCGLILFAWLLFFVGENTFVGIIAGIIIIDIGMQCIQLSNQTSIFELNPRASNRINTVFMTTYFIGGSMGTFLAGSFWQLYGWHGVISIGVVLTGISLLITIFYKK
- a CDS encoding alpha-2-macroglobulin family protein encodes the protein MGLTKTTRSISATGLLLLIMMTVGLYSCTRTQKDIIPSADYAPYVNAYTGGVISQNSTIRIELTHDQPMVDLNSELKNNPFSFSPSLKGKAYWVSNNTIEFVPEEGTLKPGTLYEGTFRLGDFIEVDKKLKEFNFSFRVQERNFTLQLESLPITATQPDEINIKGEIRFSDVVKKKEVEKMLTASDGKKSYPVEVTATDNLTRYQFSIRQIPREADDYPLTITANGNPAGIDRKQSEEVLIPAKDCFRFMSAERIEQPENGIEIVFSAPLSTTQDLKGLIEIPEVSSSVFQISENRVFIYFEANTQNKLTLNIHEGVKDSQGKALGTSHTISFSEVSLKPQVEMSTSAAILPDSKSLIIPFRAVNLYAVDLSVIRVFENNVLMFMQTNSLASANELRRSGRLVYKKTLWLAKDASKDIHHWGDYSIDLAGLIHQEPGAIYRVILSFRQEYSAYPCGGSENQNIKFAGSNTSDGLTKVSGSVLSEEDEAIWNTPEAYYYYNGGTMDWSVYRWTERDNPCHPSYYMNSDRIAACNVFASNLGMIVKRNSLNKLWIAVSNILDTKPIGKAQVTAYNFQLQPIGKGETNGDGFVEITPKGVPFIIVAESEKQKAYVRVVDGEEQSVSRFDVGGKDIQKGLKGFIYGERGVWRPGDTLHISFILEDREKRIPDKHPVALEIYNPRGQFYTKMISTQGMNGFYTFDVPTQATDPTGLWNAYIKVGGTTFHKGLRIETIKPNRLKINLILPKVIQATDKDVYAPLTSTWLTGATASRLKAKIEMSLSKVNTQFKNYGQYIFNNPATDFTTIKTDVFDGTLDAEGKASVTLKVPTATEAPGMLNATFTTRVFEPGGDASIYTQTIPFSPFTSYVGINLNQPKGKYIETDKDHVFDIVTVNTQGQLVNRTNLEYKIYRIGWSWWWENSGESFGTYINNSSITPVASGNLQTRGGKTSFKFRVDYPSWGRYLVYVKDKESGHATGGTVYVDWPEWRGRSSKTDPSGIKMLAFSLNKDSYEIGETATAIIPAAAGGRALVSIENGSTVLHQEWIEVSNGGDTKYTFKITPEMTPNVYLHISLLQPHAQTVNDLPIRMYGVVPVFVTNSKTVLQPQIQMPEVLRPETNFNVTVSEKSGKPMTYTLAIVDDGLLDLTNFKTPDPWNDFYSREALGIRTWDMYDNVLGASSGSYSSLFSTGGDATLKPADAKANRFKPVVKFIGPFYLGKGKSQTHTLKLPMYVGSVRAMVVAGQDGAYGNAEKTAFVRTPLMMLSTLPRVLSIQEEITVPVNIFAMENQVKNVTVSLQASGGGVQIVGANQQSLKFTQPGDQLVFFTLKTGSKTGKATIHLTANGGGQQTKETIEIDVRNPNPIVTLRNSQWIEAGQSKELSYNLSSSSANNQIKLEVSRIPSVDISRRFDFLYNYQHHCTEQLTSKALPLLFVAQFKTIDKTEAEKIKTNVQEAIRQIYGRQLPNGGFVYWPGNAVADEWISSYAGMFLTLAQEKGYAVHANVLNKWKRFQRAAAQNWRMPQEASGWQQWQSELQQAFRLYTLALAGVPEYGAMNRMKEQTGLSIQAKWRLAAAYALTGKMKPAEELVYNVETTVNPYSSMNQIYGSSDRDEAMILETLILMNRERDALRQAKVVSKNLSQEDWFSTQSTAFALMAMGRLAEKLSGTLDFVWSWNDKQQPAVKSAKAVFEKEIATTPKSGTVSVKNQGKGALSVDLITRTQLLNDTLPAISDNLRMDIRYANLNGTPLSVNDIIQGTDFMAITSISNISGTSDYTNLALTHIIPSGWEIYNERMVAPETENVAPDGSGKSVSKYSYQDIRDDRVLTYFNLRRGETKVFTVRLQATYAGNFILPAVQCEAMYDVNVQARSKAGRTTVSR
- the pbpC gene encoding penicillin-binding protein 1C, which translates into the protein MNPIKFFKRLSVTKKVMTISIALLMIGYIFCLPQQLFHVPYSTVVTDRNEELLGARIASDGQWRFPPRKTTPEKIKQCLITFEDKHFYHHWGVNPLATGRALYQNLKNKRVVSGGSTLTMQTIRLARNKPRTLGEKVVEMIWATRLEFRASKEEILSMYVSHAPFGGNVVGLDAAAWRYFGHAAEDLSWAESAMLAVLPNAPAMIHLSKGRKTLLSKRDRLLKQLLEEEIIDASTYELAVSEPLPDEPHPLPQIAPHLVSRFYQERNGLYTRSTIDRGIQTHIESLAERWSNEFNRSDIRNLAILVIDIPTNQVVAYCGNVHFDHKQGGSQVDIIQAPRSTGSILKPFLYNAMLQEGSLLPKMLLPDVPVNINGFTPQNFSMQFEGAVPASEALARSLNIPAVTMLQRYGVPKFHHLLQQMGFKTINRAASHYGLSLILGGAEATLWDVTNAYAQMGRSLSNNSVSPNVSQRKGAQILLETEGIEQTSSNAEQINRNHKSNHNEQEKREQSNSSPLSIEEGSEETGSAKAGAAWLTLSALTEVNRPEEIDWKSIPSMQTIAWKTGTSYGFRDAWAVGVTPRYAVGVWVGNATGEGKPGLVGAQTAGPVLFDIFSYLPSSPWFERPTGVFVDAEICRQSGHLKGRFCEETDTVLILPAGLRTEACPYHHLVTLSADENHRIYENCANTEPTIQKSWFALPPVWEWYYKQHHPEYKPLPPFKAGCGEDAFQSMQFIYPPMNAHIKLPKQLDGSKGFITVELAHSNPNAIIFWHLDDTYQTQTQDFHKISLQPAPGKHSLTAVDGEGNTVSTTFFIE